In Astatotilapia calliptera chromosome 20, fAstCal1.2, whole genome shotgun sequence, one genomic interval encodes:
- the rpl10 gene encoding large ribosomal subunit protein uL16, giving the protein MGRRPARCYRYCKNKPYPKSRFCRGVPDPKIRIFDLGRKKAKVDEFPLCGHMVSDEYEQLSSEALEAARICANKYMVKTCGKDGFHIRMRLHPFHVIRINKMLSCAGADRLQTGMRGAFGKPQGTVARVHIGQVIMSVRTKAQNKEHVVEALRRAKFKFPGRQKIHISKKYGFTKFNACDFDDMMAEKRLIPDGCGVKYIPNRGPLARWRALHAV; this is encoded by the exons ATGGGCCGCCGACCAGCCCGCTG CTACAGGTACTGCAAGAACAAGCCGTACCCCAAGTCCCGCTTCTGCAGGGGTGTGCCTG ACCCCAAGATCAGGATCTTTGACCTGGGCAGGAAGAAGGCCAAGGTGGATGAGTTCCCCCTGTGCGGCCACATGGTCTCTGATGAGTACGAGCAGCTGTCATCAGAAG CTCTGGAAGCTGCCCGTATCTGTGCTAACAAGTACATGGTGAAGACCTGCGGTAAGGACGGTTTCCACATCCGCATGCGTCTGCACCCCTTCCACGTCATCCGCATCAACAAAATGTTGTCCTGTGCTGGAGCTGACAG GCTCCAGACTGGAATGCGTGGTGCTTTTGGTAAACCCCAGGGCACCGTGGCCCGCGTGCACATCGGTCAGGTGATCATGTCCGTGCGTACCAAGGCCCAAAACAAGGAGCACGTGGTGGAGGCTCTGCGCAGAGCCAAGTTCAAGTTCCCTGGTCGTCAGAAG ATCCACATTTCCAAGAAGTACGGCTTCACCAAGTTCAACGCCTGTGACTTTGATGACATGATGGCCGAGAAGCGTCTGATTCCTGATGGCTGTGGGGTCAAATACATCCCCAACAGAGGCCCTCTGGCCCGCTGGAGGGCCCTGCACGCAGTCTGA
- the dnase1l1 gene encoding deoxyribonuclease-1-like 1 isoform X1, with amino-acid sequence MLFPNQTDGETPLEENILDLMAATNSRLLCTIRDAVVCLLFSPRLSYVHIKASIKSVFFKHQTKLNLSRSSPQLMCFIMFLDGDCASFQLLAMSLSLLLLLAVLVDVTDTKAGSDFRICAFNTQHFGESKSKKSDVMVTLARIITRCDVCLLQEVRDSRGKALPLLLDSLKRFDTKYKYETVASERLGRSETYQEQYVFVYRKETVRVTDQYQYPDNKPGDVDAFSREPFVVRFRADRTAIKEFVLIPQHTTPSNTTKELDALYDVLQHVRNMWKTENVMLLGDFNAGCGYLAKKNRKNVRLITDTNLIWLIPDDADTTVRSTTTCPYDRIVVNGETFHRAIVPASAKPFNFPEEYGLTEGQALDVSDHYPVEVLLKVKDSRAFLGGSSITSGNQFMTLFVLSHVAFQILTSL; translated from the exons ATGTTGTTCCCAAATCAAACAGACGGTGAAACACCATTAGAGGAAAATATTCTggatttgatggcagcaacaaacTCCCGTCTTCTTTGCaccatcagagatgcagtgGTCTGTCTCCTCTTTAGTCCACGTCTCAGTTATGTTCACATCAAAGCTTCcatcaaaagtgttttttttaaacaccaaaCAAAGCTGAATTTGTCCCGTAGCAGCCCTCAGCTCATGTGTTTCATCATGTTTCTCGATGGGGACTGTGCTTCCTTCCAGCTGTTGGCCATGAgtctgtctctcctcctgctgcttgCCGTCCTCGTGGATGTGACCGATACTAAAGCTGGTTCAGATTTTAGGATCTGTGCCTTCAACACACAACACTTTGGTGAATCCAAGTCGAAGAAGAGTGACGTTATGGTGACTCTTGCCAGG ATCATCACACGCTGTGATGTGTGTTTGCTCCAGGAAGTGAGAGACAGTAGAGGAAAAGCTTTACCACTGCTGCTCGACTCCCTAAAACG GTTTGACACCAAGTATAAATATGAGACTGTGGCCAGCGAGAGACTGGGCAGGTCTGAGACATACCAGGAGCAGTACGTGTTTGTGTACAG GAAGGAGACGGTGAGGGTCACGGACCAGTATCAGTACCCTGATAATAAACCAGGAGACGTCGACGCTTTCTCCAGAGAGCCATTTGTTGTCCGCTTCAGAGCGGACCGCACAG CTATAAAGGAGTTTGTTCTCATACCTCAGCACACCACACCCTCCAACACCACCAAGGAGCTCGATGCCCTCTATGATGTTCTACAGCATGTGAGAAACATGTGGAAAACTGAG AATGTGATGCTTCTTGGAGACTTTAATGCGGGCTGTGGCTACCTCGCTAAGAAGAACAGGAAGAATGTGCGCCTAATCACAGACACGAATCTTATTTGGCTCATCCCAGACGACGCTGACACCACCGTGCGATCTACCACAACCTGCCCCTACGACAG GATTGTTGTGAATGGGGAAACCTTTCACAGAGCCATCGTGCCTGCTTCAGCCAAACCGTTTAACTTTCCAGAGGAATACGGACTGACGGAGGGGCAG GCGCTGGATGTCAGCGACCATTACCCGGTAGAGGTCCTGCTAAAGGTCAAGGATTCCAGAGCCTTTCTTGGGGGCTCATCTATTACCAGTGGAAACCAGTTTATGACTTTGTTTGTCCTAAGCCATGTTGCCTTTCAAATATTGACAAG ccttTAG
- the dnase1l1 gene encoding deoxyribonuclease-1-like 1 isoform X2, whose amino-acid sequence MSLSLLLLLAVLVDVTDTKAGSDFRICAFNTQHFGESKSKKSDVMVTLARIITRCDVCLLQEVRDSRGKALPLLLDSLKRFDTKYKYETVASERLGRSETYQEQYVFVYRKETVRVTDQYQYPDNKPGDVDAFSREPFVVRFRADRTAIKEFVLIPQHTTPSNTTKELDALYDVLQHVRNMWKTENVMLLGDFNAGCGYLAKKNRKNVRLITDTNLIWLIPDDADTTVRSTTTCPYDRIVVNGETFHRAIVPASAKPFNFPEEYGLTEGQALDVSDHYPVEVLLKVKDSRAFLGGSSITSGNQFMTLFVLSHVAFQILTSL is encoded by the exons ATGAgtctgtctctcctcctgctgcttgCCGTCCTCGTGGATGTGACCGATACTAAAGCTGGTTCAGATTTTAGGATCTGTGCCTTCAACACACAACACTTTGGTGAATCCAAGTCGAAGAAGAGTGACGTTATGGTGACTCTTGCCAGG ATCATCACACGCTGTGATGTGTGTTTGCTCCAGGAAGTGAGAGACAGTAGAGGAAAAGCTTTACCACTGCTGCTCGACTCCCTAAAACG GTTTGACACCAAGTATAAATATGAGACTGTGGCCAGCGAGAGACTGGGCAGGTCTGAGACATACCAGGAGCAGTACGTGTTTGTGTACAG GAAGGAGACGGTGAGGGTCACGGACCAGTATCAGTACCCTGATAATAAACCAGGAGACGTCGACGCTTTCTCCAGAGAGCCATTTGTTGTCCGCTTCAGAGCGGACCGCACAG CTATAAAGGAGTTTGTTCTCATACCTCAGCACACCACACCCTCCAACACCACCAAGGAGCTCGATGCCCTCTATGATGTTCTACAGCATGTGAGAAACATGTGGAAAACTGAG AATGTGATGCTTCTTGGAGACTTTAATGCGGGCTGTGGCTACCTCGCTAAGAAGAACAGGAAGAATGTGCGCCTAATCACAGACACGAATCTTATTTGGCTCATCCCAGACGACGCTGACACCACCGTGCGATCTACCACAACCTGCCCCTACGACAG GATTGTTGTGAATGGGGAAACCTTTCACAGAGCCATCGTGCCTGCTTCAGCCAAACCGTTTAACTTTCCAGAGGAATACGGACTGACGGAGGGGCAG GCGCTGGATGTCAGCGACCATTACCCGGTAGAGGTCCTGCTAAAGGTCAAGGATTCCAGAGCCTTTCTTGGGGGCTCATCTATTACCAGTGGAAACCAGTTTATGACTTTGTTTGTCCTAAGCCATGTTGCCTTTCAAATATTGACAAG ccttTAG